A single genomic interval of Agromyces cerinus harbors:
- a CDS encoding toxin TcdB middle/N-terminal domain-containing protein, whose product MSAGRTTVKTVAVVAALALVATGAIAATGGFGGGAEPGEPLARESMLTPDELGDGTFDGLQYADPSDGLALIDAPEASSDGSAQLSYPILVPQGRGMTPELSLDYTSATDSSWAGAGWDLGVGTVEVDTSFGVPYFDPAKESESYSLDGSMLVPNALGDTWENRIADRQDFTRQVETEYEQIIRHGDGPKNYWWEVRDKMGGIRWYGAVPDAGGPMGGPLGVTDGSEDPGPNTSALDPDSVVVDDDGNIVKWLLSAQRDVGVNMFRYDYDLLTYRFDEADGVWVADAACVDDVDTLCARHTYLRSIFYTEAAEASDENHPVEGYHEEPPYEIRFVRMTERTNPSTNLPYGLRMDTTIDATGRYLDLLAEQLASVEVWHGDLEVDGGRVYDKLATRYDLGYATGPFGKTLLSTVTQGAGTAAAVTHTFEYFNEVQDGPDSYAGFATDPTWDTGATGDADDIGDRAFLDENISGGALGGAESNSAEGHVYIGFNPAVPQKVGSFGASIQIGGGQTDGIEELIDLNGDGLPDKVWKQDGQATASSVWYRLNLGGPSGEQKFSEPIALTTLSGKGLSRDHEFQLQVALEAHIIVTASFGVGGAVAWGDVYFTDANADGLPDLVHEGAVYFNRLTSGVPTFLAGSTGTPVPLADGGMAPEVNSTELDLLQQRLQAASPPIDTVRRWIAPFDGTVSVEGAAVLDPAESAETDDGVRVAIQLNEGQEFAETLAAAGDQAFDTPTALDVQRGDRIYFRVGSLDNGAHDEVAWSPQVVYTAIDGAAVVDEGSVDPVPDDTTEIPLDVNGLSQTSYNATADFTLAGRPNTRVVMPYDGTVRFTTTVVKSKATSDDLRLVLDRTDADPLEVIEVDIPDATGTPEGGGAAVPIVDGVIPEDFVGTIEFQADVSVSGPVAADPDVAGDEPETDSLHTHLAVDSTIDLTAISWNPAIHYTAATDEDGDPIEVQKTIEGVLTDTKRVELAPEIEQYPNRSTAQVSTGWAADETAGYDELRIEHAVLTPVADELPSRDVVLTIKTRDGLGWKKSVTLAASAEETVVDLTDPFGDDDTIGLEDGEEYWFELSAREPALSDSLSQEAITVTLGEDTASPDVVTPPVALTWTGRQGIFPLAYRGWGVAGYTASEALATTLIDEDAFVIDEDAQQATEPAGGFDDLCTGSVTECEAEPDIDPSYAYLPLLNPDSLGAEADPIDAPQWRGTRDNLAASADRMRSSRLASDTVTLGLDEGGAADGVTRISVTGPSLSLAFGFGPLGGSVGVGPSWSLVDYEDLNGDGYPDVITPEQVQYTSQRGILYKSVDGPSERRDLVNQDLTINASGGLDAGLVDIAANNKGKTNTTQGNAASKGGKAADSDPGLGAGFGLSIGGGFDLGFTNPNESGPSGGPLSADYGPPAEASEIPQSGDDTAPMSQELADVNGDGLPDVVYTNPSGVFVRYNLGYDFADAALPLATGGFNTQESIGGHASAGFSTPWGEFSGGLSFNWNYDMARFAWIDVNGDGIPDRLHKASAGGQPTVEFGTGSGLAPAVDFGDFAQASGVGVADLGASPQVSYDRSQGIGGGVDFTVYAGPLCFVACYLVVNPGASYQNSVSFSEVTLEDIDGDGFVDSLASTDDHEVSVQRNTTGRTNLLSAVTNPLGGTVSLDYERYGNTVDHPDSTWALSRVEVDDGRTGDGVDVSVSTFDYENPRFDRLFRQSLGFSKVTERELDPSDAAQRITETEYLNDNVFVAGLQTSMTVRDGRNDTKLRAATLDWGIRDVQGVPGGFDPLAEADLVDVATAIPALSGTESLTWSFAPLVTDSEERYFAADGTTVGNETSVSFVYDGLGNVLEQLDEGELETDADDVLTVTDYSDCLISASEVELDGNGDYDTGVGCFGETPFYPMPTEEQASPIFSPDVCPTWVSVPAVITMYDSDGGILRQRDGRDSVCDNQSVTLLEERISDDESAVTELQYDAWGSYNRIVYPEGEGGVRYAVEYIYDTNVGHANIAEVTEYDFDSQDEVDVFLDYEADTDPDPLRTGMTSFATFDWSSGKVASRTDANDNTTSYTYDDLSRLASISNPLQAGAVTFEYHPSAPGYGYAIARHADAFNDDPIETVQFADGIGRITQQKRDARAVNAQGVPLEGRVVSGAVVYDLFGHEAEVYRPTFDTVAQTVYETATSPAPTKTTHVFNLLDQETEQIEPGARVTATTYGFGDAELGGDAVAVQQAASTDPRGRVTTTFTDIRGNELQMDDQPLDPATPNPLDLLPPKTATYEYNPLGELLQVVDVAGNPTTHTYDGVGNKLTTDTPDGGLVETWFDTEGKVIKEVSPTLREEDVKTTYHYELQNLVKVDYPEDTPDVTYTYGEAGAAGNGAGRIVQIDDAARVVTLEYDALGNTTNQLSEIKLHNWQAGDEKFQWTTEWVYDGLSRISTMTYPDGEVLTYDYDAGGLTKSVVGDEPGLVRVPQLDADGNPMFDADGNPLYTDEPTTWHYDYVTDRRYDEFLAPAAIDYGNGATTSWTYEPLTRWLSNVRTVSADRPLKGNPVAYREVQDQSYGYDAVGNPKTYSNNVPPTVTNLFGSPVSMTYTYDAYDRLTFTSGSAAVWKNTRSFTFDLDFDDAGNVERKMQVDKLGSKVQADTSYSFTRTFDADGPHQVSTQGQDTFHYDADGELIQIVNGTGKKAKITREITWNWAGKMELVDEYGETTEYAYDDAGRRVIERGPNGETAFINPWVTVRNGNELTKQIWIDDELIAQQRDPGDDPYSAEGQRYFLHKDLQGSTNVVTDAIGQAFQHQEYFPTGEVWIDEHSTVYRTAYQYAGAYTDERRSLIDFGERWYDARRELFLTVDPALSEPFSIIEAPELQASYAYAGSNAIRYTDPSGALFTIAKANDIVRAAWDKSDAAGKMSGFGALGPVGSWIDAGTANHLPTSFATLGAGMDRAAAKKWQDTAEMFEPNPLIDIDPGEGTVKFGAPYGKRAKFGGTDAAAAATPVGTATGNATSGGTPSVNSSQSSSAAGTSSGAGGIAKASGTPKPLPATPTKAKQSAPTKKALPTAPTKNGTQPSAPNSTGS is encoded by the coding sequence ATGTCTGCAGGACGCACCACGGTGAAGACGGTGGCGGTCGTCGCCGCACTGGCGCTGGTCGCGACGGGAGCGATCGCCGCGACCGGTGGATTCGGCGGGGGCGCGGAACCCGGTGAACCGCTCGCACGCGAGTCGATGCTCACGCCCGACGAACTCGGCGACGGCACCTTCGACGGACTGCAGTACGCCGATCCATCCGACGGGCTCGCGCTCATCGACGCCCCCGAGGCGTCCAGCGACGGCAGCGCCCAGCTGTCGTACCCGATCCTCGTGCCGCAGGGTCGCGGCATGACCCCGGAGCTCTCGCTCGACTACACCTCCGCCACCGACTCGAGCTGGGCTGGCGCCGGGTGGGACCTCGGCGTCGGCACCGTCGAGGTCGACACGAGTTTCGGCGTGCCCTACTTCGATCCGGCCAAGGAATCGGAGTCGTACTCGCTCGACGGCTCGATGCTCGTGCCGAACGCGCTCGGCGACACGTGGGAGAACCGGATCGCCGACCGCCAGGACTTCACCCGACAGGTCGAGACCGAGTACGAGCAGATCATCCGCCACGGCGACGGCCCGAAGAACTACTGGTGGGAGGTCCGCGACAAGATGGGCGGCATCCGCTGGTACGGCGCCGTGCCCGACGCCGGCGGCCCCATGGGCGGCCCCCTCGGGGTCACCGACGGCTCCGAGGACCCGGGCCCCAACACCAGCGCGCTCGACCCCGACTCCGTCGTCGTCGACGACGACGGCAACATCGTCAAGTGGCTGCTGTCGGCGCAGCGCGACGTCGGCGTCAACATGTTCCGCTACGACTACGACCTGCTGACCTATCGATTCGACGAGGCCGACGGCGTCTGGGTGGCGGATGCCGCGTGCGTCGACGACGTCGACACTCTCTGCGCGCGCCACACCTACCTGCGCAGCATCTTCTACACCGAGGCAGCAGAGGCGTCCGACGAGAACCACCCGGTCGAGGGGTACCACGAGGAACCGCCGTACGAGATCCGCTTCGTCCGGATGACGGAGCGCACGAACCCGTCGACGAACCTGCCGTACGGGCTGCGCATGGACACCACGATCGACGCGACGGGGCGCTACCTCGACCTGCTCGCCGAACAGCTCGCGAGCGTCGAGGTCTGGCACGGCGACCTCGAGGTCGACGGCGGGCGCGTCTACGACAAGCTCGCCACCCGCTACGACCTCGGCTACGCGACCGGACCGTTCGGCAAGACCCTGCTGTCGACCGTGACCCAGGGCGCCGGCACCGCCGCCGCGGTCACCCACACCTTCGAGTACTTCAACGAGGTGCAGGACGGCCCCGATTCGTACGCGGGCTTCGCGACCGACCCGACGTGGGACACGGGCGCCACCGGCGATGCCGACGACATCGGCGACCGCGCGTTCCTCGACGAGAACATCTCCGGCGGCGCACTCGGCGGCGCGGAGTCGAACTCCGCCGAGGGGCACGTCTACATCGGCTTCAACCCCGCAGTGCCGCAGAAGGTCGGCTCGTTCGGCGCCTCGATCCAGATCGGCGGAGGCCAGACCGACGGCATCGAGGAGCTCATCGACCTCAACGGCGACGGGCTGCCCGACAAGGTCTGGAAGCAGGACGGCCAGGCGACCGCGAGTTCGGTCTGGTACCGGCTGAACCTCGGCGGACCGAGTGGCGAGCAGAAGTTCAGCGAACCGATCGCGCTGACCACCCTCAGCGGCAAGGGACTCTCGCGCGACCACGAGTTCCAGCTCCAGGTGGCCCTCGAGGCCCACATCATCGTGACCGCCTCGTTCGGCGTCGGCGGAGCCGTCGCGTGGGGCGACGTGTACTTCACCGACGCGAACGCCGACGGGCTGCCCGACCTCGTGCACGAGGGCGCGGTGTACTTCAACCGGCTGACGAGCGGGGTTCCCACGTTCCTCGCCGGCAGCACCGGCACCCCCGTGCCGCTGGCCGACGGCGGCATGGCGCCCGAGGTGAACAGCACCGAACTCGATCTCCTGCAGCAGCGCCTGCAGGCGGCATCCCCGCCCATCGACACCGTGCGCCGCTGGATCGCGCCGTTCGACGGCACGGTCTCGGTCGAGGGCGCCGCCGTACTCGACCCCGCCGAGAGCGCGGAGACCGACGACGGCGTGCGCGTTGCCATCCAGCTCAACGAGGGGCAGGAGTTCGCCGAGACCCTCGCCGCTGCCGGGGACCAGGCATTCGACACGCCGACCGCGCTCGACGTGCAGCGCGGCGACCGCATCTACTTCCGCGTCGGTTCGCTCGACAACGGTGCCCACGACGAGGTCGCCTGGTCGCCGCAGGTGGTCTACACGGCGATCGACGGCGCCGCCGTCGTCGACGAGGGCTCGGTCGACCCGGTGCCCGACGACACCACCGAGATCCCGCTCGATGTGAACGGACTCTCGCAGACCTCGTACAACGCCACCGCCGACTTCACCCTGGCGGGCCGGCCGAACACCCGCGTCGTCATGCCCTACGACGGCACCGTGCGGTTCACCACGACCGTGGTGAAGTCGAAGGCGACGAGCGACGACCTGCGCCTCGTGCTCGACCGCACCGATGCGGACCCGCTGGAGGTGATCGAGGTCGACATCCCCGATGCCACCGGCACCCCCGAGGGCGGCGGCGCAGCCGTGCCCATCGTCGACGGCGTCATCCCGGAGGACTTCGTCGGCACCATCGAGTTCCAGGCGGATGTCTCGGTGTCCGGCCCGGTCGCGGCCGACCCCGACGTCGCCGGCGACGAGCCCGAGACCGACAGCCTGCACACGCACCTCGCGGTCGACTCCACCATCGACCTGACCGCGATCTCGTGGAATCCGGCGATCCACTACACCGCCGCGACCGACGAGGACGGCGACCCGATCGAGGTGCAGAAGACGATCGAGGGCGTGCTGACCGACACCAAGCGCGTCGAGCTCGCCCCCGAGATCGAGCAGTACCCGAACCGCTCGACCGCGCAGGTCTCCACCGGCTGGGCGGCCGACGAGACCGCCGGCTACGACGAGCTCCGCATCGAGCACGCCGTGCTCACCCCGGTCGCCGACGAGCTGCCGAGCCGTGACGTCGTGCTCACGATCAAGACCCGCGACGGGCTGGGGTGGAAGAAGTCGGTGACGCTCGCGGCGTCGGCCGAGGAGACGGTCGTCGACCTCACGGATCCGTTCGGCGACGACGACACGATCGGGCTCGAAGACGGCGAGGAGTACTGGTTCGAGCTGAGCGCGCGCGAACCCGCGCTCTCCGACTCCCTCTCGCAGGAGGCCATCACGGTCACGCTCGGCGAGGACACGGCGTCCCCTGACGTCGTGACGCCCCCGGTCGCACTCACGTGGACCGGCCGGCAGGGCATCTTCCCGCTCGCGTACCGGGGCTGGGGCGTCGCCGGCTACACGGCGAGTGAGGCTTTGGCGACCACCCTCATCGACGAGGACGCCTTCGTCATCGACGAGGACGCGCAGCAGGCCACCGAACCGGCCGGCGGTTTCGACGACCTGTGCACCGGCTCGGTCACCGAGTGCGAGGCCGAGCCCGACATCGACCCGTCGTACGCGTACCTGCCGCTGCTGAACCCCGATTCGCTCGGCGCCGAGGCCGACCCGATCGACGCACCGCAGTGGCGCGGAACGCGCGACAACCTCGCCGCGTCCGCCGACCGGATGCGCTCGTCGCGGCTCGCATCCGACACCGTCACGCTCGGCCTCGACGAAGGCGGGGCCGCCGACGGCGTCACCCGCATCTCGGTCACCGGCCCCTCGCTCTCGCTCGCCTTCGGATTCGGTCCGCTCGGCGGGTCGGTCGGCGTCGGCCCGAGCTGGAGCCTCGTCGACTACGAGGACCTGAACGGCGACGGCTACCCCGACGTCATCACGCCCGAGCAGGTGCAGTACACGAGCCAGCGCGGCATCCTCTACAAGTCCGTGGACGGGCCGAGCGAGCGACGCGACCTCGTCAACCAGGACCTCACCATCAACGCCTCGGGCGGCCTCGACGCCGGCCTCGTCGACATCGCGGCCAACAACAAGGGCAAGACGAACACGACGCAGGGCAACGCCGCCTCGAAGGGCGGCAAGGCGGCCGACAGCGACCCGGGACTCGGCGCCGGCTTCGGCCTGAGCATCGGCGGCGGCTTCGACCTCGGGTTCACGAACCCCAACGAGTCGGGCCCCTCGGGCGGGCCGCTCTCGGCGGACTACGGCCCACCCGCCGAGGCATCCGAGATCCCGCAGAGCGGCGACGACACCGCGCCGATGTCGCAGGAGCTCGCCGACGTCAACGGCGACGGGCTGCCCGACGTGGTCTACACGAACCCGAGCGGCGTGTTCGTGCGCTACAACCTCGGCTACGACTTCGCCGATGCGGCGCTGCCGCTCGCGACCGGCGGGTTCAATACCCAGGAGTCGATCGGCGGCCACGCGTCGGCCGGCTTCTCGACGCCGTGGGGCGAGTTCTCGGGCGGGCTGTCGTTCAACTGGAACTACGACATGGCCCGGTTCGCGTGGATCGACGTGAACGGCGACGGCATTCCCGACCGGCTGCACAAGGCATCGGCCGGCGGGCAGCCGACGGTCGAGTTCGGCACCGGCTCGGGCCTCGCTCCGGCGGTCGACTTCGGCGACTTCGCGCAGGCGTCCGGAGTCGGCGTCGCGGATCTTGGCGCCTCGCCGCAGGTCTCGTACGACCGCTCGCAGGGCATCGGCGGCGGTGTCGACTTCACGGTCTACGCCGGCCCCCTGTGCTTCGTCGCGTGCTACCTGGTCGTCAACCCCGGCGCGTCGTACCAGAACTCGGTGAGCTTCTCGGAGGTCACGCTCGAGGACATCGACGGCGACGGCTTCGTCGACTCGCTGGCCTCGACCGACGACCACGAGGTGAGCGTGCAGCGCAACACCACAGGCCGCACCAACCTGCTCTCCGCAGTCACCAACCCCCTCGGCGGCACCGTCAGCCTCGACTACGAGCGCTACGGCAACACCGTCGACCACCCCGACTCCACCTGGGCGCTCAGCCGCGTCGAGGTCGACGACGGGCGCACGGGCGACGGCGTGGATGTCTCGGTCTCGACCTTCGACTACGAGAACCCGCGGTTCGACCGGCTGTTCCGCCAGAGCCTCGGCTTCTCGAAGGTCACCGAGCGGGAGCTCGACCCGAGCGACGCCGCCCAGCGGATCACCGAGACCGAGTACCTCAACGACAACGTGTTCGTCGCGGGCCTGCAGACCTCGATGACCGTGCGCGACGGCAGGAACGACACGAAGCTCCGCGCGGCGACCCTCGACTGGGGCATCCGCGACGTGCAGGGTGTGCCCGGCGGCTTCGACCCGCTCGCCGAGGCCGATCTCGTCGACGTCGCGACGGCGATCCCCGCGTTGAGCGGCACCGAGTCGCTCACCTGGTCGTTCGCACCGCTCGTCACCGACAGCGAGGAGCGGTACTTCGCGGCCGACGGCACGACCGTCGGCAACGAGACGAGCGTGAGCTTCGTCTACGACGGCCTCGGCAACGTGCTCGAGCAGCTCGACGAGGGCGAACTCGAGACCGACGCCGACGACGTGCTCACGGTCACCGACTACTCCGACTGCCTGATCTCGGCCTCCGAGGTCGAGCTCGACGGCAACGGCGACTACGACACGGGCGTCGGATGCTTCGGCGAGACCCCGTTCTACCCGATGCCGACCGAGGAGCAGGCTTCGCCGATCTTCTCGCCCGACGTCTGCCCGACGTGGGTGAGCGTGCCGGCCGTCATCACGATGTACGACTCCGACGGCGGCATCCTCCGGCAGCGCGACGGGCGCGACTCGGTCTGCGACAACCAGTCGGTGACGCTCCTCGAGGAGCGCATCAGCGACGACGAGTCCGCCGTGACCGAGTTGCAGTACGACGCGTGGGGCAGCTACAACCGCATCGTCTACCCCGAGGGAGAGGGCGGCGTGCGCTACGCGGTCGAGTACATCTACGACACGAATGTGGGCCATGCGAACATCGCCGAGGTCACCGAGTACGACTTCGACAGCCAGGACGAGGTCGACGTGTTCCTCGACTACGAGGCGGACACCGACCCGGATCCGCTCCGCACCGGCATGACCTCGTTCGCGACCTTCGACTGGAGCTCGGGCAAGGTGGCGAGTCGCACCGATGCGAACGACAACACGACGTCGTACACCTACGACGACCTGTCGCGTCTCGCGTCGATCAGCAACCCGCTGCAGGCCGGCGCCGTGACGTTCGAGTACCACCCGAGCGCCCCGGGCTACGGCTATGCGATCGCCCGGCACGCCGATGCGTTCAACGACGACCCGATCGAGACCGTGCAATTCGCCGACGGCATCGGCCGGATCACCCAGCAGAAGCGCGACGCGCGGGCCGTGAACGCCCAGGGGGTCCCCCTCGAGGGCCGGGTGGTCAGCGGCGCCGTCGTGTACGACCTGTTCGGCCACGAGGCGGAGGTCTACCGGCCGACGTTCGACACGGTCGCGCAGACCGTGTACGAGACGGCGACGTCGCCCGCCCCGACGAAGACGACGCACGTGTTCAACCTGCTCGACCAGGAGACCGAGCAGATCGAGCCCGGCGCGCGCGTGACGGCGACGACGTACGGATTCGGCGACGCCGAGCTCGGCGGTGACGCAGTCGCCGTGCAGCAGGCCGCGAGCACCGACCCCCGCGGCCGGGTGACGACGACCTTCACCGACATCCGCGGCAACGAACTGCAGATGGACGACCAGCCGCTCGACCCGGCCACGCCGAACCCGCTCGACCTGCTGCCGCCCAAGACGGCGACCTACGAGTACAACCCGCTCGGCGAGCTGCTCCAGGTCGTCGACGTGGCCGGCAACCCGACCACCCACACCTACGACGGAGTCGGCAACAAGCTGACGACCGACACCCCCGACGGCGGCCTGGTCGAGACCTGGTTCGACACCGAGGGCAAGGTCATCAAGGAGGTCTCGCCGACCCTGCGGGAGGAGGACGTCAAGACGACCTACCACTACGAGCTGCAGAACCTCGTGAAGGTCGACTACCCCGAGGACACGCCCGACGTGACGTACACGTACGGCGAGGCCGGAGCCGCCGGCAACGGCGCGGGCAGGATCGTGCAGATCGACGACGCCGCCCGCGTGGTGACGCTCGAGTACGACGCGCTCGGCAACACGACCAACCAGCTCAGCGAGATCAAGCTGCACAACTGGCAGGCGGGCGACGAGAAGTTCCAGTGGACCACCGAGTGGGTCTACGACGGGCTCAGCCGCATCTCGACGATGACCTATCCCGACGGCGAGGTGCTGACCTACGACTACGACGCCGGCGGTCTGACGAAGTCGGTCGTGGGCGACGAGCCCGGCCTCGTGCGGGTGCCGCAGCTCGACGCCGACGGCAACCCGATGTTCGATGCCGACGGCAACCCGCTCTACACCGACGAACCGACCACCTGGCACTACGACTACGTGACCGACCGTCGCTACGACGAGTTCCTCGCGCCCGCGGCGATCGACTACGGCAACGGCGCGACCACGTCGTGGACGTACGAGCCGCTCACCCGCTGGCTCAGCAACGTGCGCACCGTCTCGGCGGATCGCCCGTTGAAGGGCAACCCCGTCGCGTACCGCGAGGTGCAGGATCAGTCCTACGGCTACGACGCGGTCGGCAACCCGAAGACGTACTCCAACAACGTGCCCCCGACCGTGACGAACCTGTTCGGCAGCCCGGTCTCGATGACGTACACGTACGACGCGTACGACCGGCTCACCTTCACTTCCGGCTCCGCCGCGGTGTGGAAGAACACGCGCAGCTTCACGTTCGACCTCGATTTCGACGACGCAGGCAACGTCGAGCGGAAGATGCAGGTCGACAAGCTCGGCAGCAAGGTGCAGGCCGACACCTCGTACTCGTTCACCCGCACCTTCGATGCCGACGGCCCGCACCAGGTCAGCACCCAGGGGCAGGACACCTTCCACTACGACGCCGACGGCGAGCTCATCCAGATCGTCAACGGCACCGGCAAGAAGGCGAAGATCACCCGCGAGATCACGTGGAACTGGGCGGGCAAGATGGAACTCGTCGACGAGTACGGCGAGACGACGGAGTACGCGTACGACGATGCCGGCCGGCGGGTCATCGAACGCGGCCCGAACGGCGAGACCGCGTTCATCAACCCGTGGGTCACCGTGCGCAACGGCAACGAGCTCACGAAGCAGATCTGGATCGACGACGAGTTGATCGCGCAGCAGCGCGACCCCGGCGACGACCCGTACTCGGCCGAAGGGCAGCGGTACTTCCTCCACAAGGACCTGCAGGGCAGCACCAACGTCGTCACCGACGCGATCGGCCAGGCGTTCCAGCACCAGGAGTACTTCCCGACCGGCGAGGTGTGGATCGACGAGCACTCCACGGTGTACCGCACCGCGTACCAGTACGCCGGCGCCTACACCGACGAGCGGCGGAGCCTGATCGACTTCGGCGAGCGCTGGTACGACGCCAGGCGTGAGCTGTTCCTGACGGTGGATCCCGCGTTGAGCGAGCCCTTCAGCATCATCGAGGCTCCCGAACTGCAGGCCTCCTATGCCTACGCGGGGTCGAACGCGATCAGGTACACCGACCCGAGCGGTGCGCTCTTCACCATCGCGAAGGCCAACGACATCGTTCGGGCGGCGTGGGACAAGAGCGACGCCGCCGGCAAGATGTCGGGCTTCGGCGCTCTCGGACCGGTCGGCTCGTGGATCGACGCCGGCACGGCGAACCACCTGCCGACATCGTTCGCCACGCTCGGAGCGGGCATGGACCGGGCAGCCGCGAAGAAGTGGCAGGACACCGCCGAGATGTTCGAACCGAACCCGCTCATCGACATCGATCCGGGCGAGGGCACGGTGAAGTTCGGTGCGCCCTACGGCAAGCGGGCGAAGTTCGGCGGCACGGATGCCGCGGCCGCCGCGACCCCGGTCGGCACCGCCACTGGCAACGCGACGTCGGGCGGCACTCCGTCGGTCAACAGCAGCCAGAGTTCGAGCGCGGCGGGCACCTCGAGCGGCGCCGGCGGCATCGCGAAGGCGTCGGGCACGCCCAAACCGCTGCCGGCAACGCCCACGAAGGCGAAACAGAGCGCACCGACGAAGAAGGCGCTGCCGACAGCGCCGACGAAGAACGGCACGCAACCCTCCGCACCGAACTCGACCGGCAGCTGA